A DNA window from Borrelia sp. HM contains the following coding sequences:
- a CDS encoding nicotinate phosphoribosyltransferase — translation MQNLSLFTDFYELSMMNAYFTKNINPKAKFEMFFRKTPFKNGYIILAGIHTLFNILKEFRFKEEEIEYLESLKFFDKRFLDYLKTFSLKIKISSIKEGRIVFPYEPILIVEGNLIELLLIEGLVLNTINFESLIATKTARIKEAGAKNLAEFGLRRAQGINGALSASKAAYIGGADFTSNMLAGFKYNIPITGTMAHSWVMSFKSEEEAFWEYAKTYPNNVSLLLDTYDTLKSGLKNAIKVFKALKSNKESKNFSVRIDSGDLEYLSKKVRKKLDENGLFEVKIIISNELDEDIITYLNSIHAPIDFWGVGTNLVTAKGDPNIAGVYKLISIQQDGQFIPTMKISNNTEKITLPSQKGIARIYLNGQMIFDLIFLKEEEEEIKEMLSLKKKFTIFHPIQENIFKEIQTYDNFEFLIHTAFKHNQTCKTFESNLENIRKRVKNDLEKIDTTYKRIINPHIYKVSITEKLKNLRNMLAKKNKIP, via the coding sequence ATGCAAAATCTATCACTATTTACAGACTTTTATGAACTTTCAATGATGAATGCCTACTTCACAAAAAACATTAATCCAAAAGCCAAATTCGAAATGTTTTTTAGAAAAACACCATTTAAAAACGGATATATAATTTTAGCAGGAATTCACACATTATTTAACATTTTAAAAGAATTCCGATTTAAAGAAGAAGAAATTGAATATTTAGAAAGTCTAAAATTTTTTGACAAAAGATTTTTAGACTATTTAAAGACATTTAGCTTAAAAATAAAAATAAGCTCAATAAAAGAAGGAAGAATCGTTTTTCCATATGAACCTATACTAATTGTTGAAGGAAATTTAATTGAACTTTTGCTTATAGAAGGACTAGTATTAAATACAATAAATTTTGAAAGCTTAATCGCAACTAAAACAGCAAGAATTAAAGAAGCTGGAGCTAAAAATTTAGCTGAATTTGGACTAAGACGAGCTCAAGGCATTAATGGTGCGCTCTCGGCAAGTAAAGCTGCTTACATAGGAGGTGCTGACTTTACAAGCAATATGCTTGCAGGATTTAAATATAATATTCCTATAACTGGAACAATGGCTCATAGCTGGGTGATGAGTTTTAAAAGTGAAGAAGAAGCTTTTTGGGAATATGCAAAAACATATCCAAACAATGTAAGCTTGCTACTTGATACTTATGATACGCTTAAAAGCGGACTGAAAAACGCAATAAAAGTATTTAAAGCATTAAAAAGTAATAAAGAAAGCAAAAACTTCTCTGTTAGAATCGACAGTGGCGATCTGGAATATTTAAGCAAAAAAGTAAGAAAAAAACTTGATGAGAATGGATTATTTGAAGTAAAAATTATTATATCAAACGAACTTGATGAAGATATTATTACATATCTAAACTCAATTCACGCCCCTATTGATTTTTGGGGAGTAGGTACTAATCTAGTTACTGCAAAAGGGGACCCCAATATCGCAGGAGTATATAAACTAATATCAATTCAACAAGATGGTCAATTTATTCCTACAATGAAAATATCAAATAATACAGAAAAAATAACGCTACCTTCTCAAAAGGGAATTGCCAGAATATATTTAAATGGACAAATGATTTTTGATTTAATTTTTTTAAAAGAAGAAGAAGAAGAAATAAAAGAAATGTTAAGCTTAAAAAAGAAATTCACCATTTTTCACCCTATACAAGAAAATATATTCAAAGAAATACAAACATATGACAACTTTGAATTTTTAATTCACACAGCTTTCAAACATAATCAAACGTGTAAAACCTTTGAATCAAATCTAGAAAACATACGAAAAAGAGTTAAAAACGATCTTGAAAAAATAGATACAACTTATAAGAGAATAATAAATCCACACATATATAAAGTAAGTATTACAGAAAAATTAAAAAACTTAAGGAATATGCTTGCTAAAAAAAACAAAATACCGTAA
- the zwf gene encoding glucose-6-phosphate dehydrogenase has translation MSKKNVSNFDVVIFGITGNLSKKKLIPSLFNLYKDGHISNFRVIGFSRRNFTDDELKAYIKDSLWQEESTVLVNDFLKFFIYLSGDFREKDAYVKLSFLLKNRETIYYLSTSPQFYEVIIENLKPYSFNDIPCLSKIILEKPFGNSLDTARCLNSLLYSVFQEEQIYRIDHYLGKETVQNIFTFRFGNSIFENIWNNRYVDFVQITVAEEIGIDGRAEYYDSAGALKDMVQNHILQLLSLVAMEPPIAFNADFIHDEKVKVLKSLRKFTKENMESHIVKGQYVCSLVRGVLKKGYREEAEFLGSSNTETYLAMKLFIDNWRWSGVPFYIRTGKALVRKFSEIYIQFKKPDFTIFNTGLSNISNALIFRIQPRDGIEIKFNTKRPGYNYDIQEANMEFSYHSSFNKFFDEAYERLLFDAFLGDRTLYTRNDEIDGSWEFVSDILDKWEYVKNWDYFYGSEGPVEANMVLEKDHFWRKM, from the coding sequence ATGAGTAAAAAGAATGTATCTAATTTTGATGTTGTAATATTTGGTATTACTGGTAATTTGTCTAAAAAAAAACTTATTCCTTCTCTTTTTAATTTATATAAAGATGGTCACATTAGTAATTTTAGAGTAATTGGGTTCTCACGAAGAAATTTTACTGATGATGAACTTAAAGCTTATATTAAAGATTCTTTGTGGCAAGAAGAGTCTACTGTTTTAGTTAATGATTTTTTAAAATTTTTTATTTATTTATCAGGAGACTTTAGAGAAAAGGATGCTTATGTAAAATTATCCTTTCTTTTAAAGAATAGAGAAACAATATATTATCTTTCAACATCTCCTCAGTTTTATGAAGTAATAATTGAAAATTTAAAGCCATATTCGTTTAATGATATTCCTTGTTTATCTAAGATTATTCTTGAAAAGCCTTTTGGTAATAGTCTTGATACAGCTAGATGTCTTAACTCTCTTCTTTACTCTGTTTTTCAAGAAGAACAAATTTATAGGATAGATCATTACTTAGGCAAAGAAACTGTTCAAAATATTTTTACATTTAGATTTGGAAATTCTATTTTTGAGAATATTTGGAATAATCGTTATGTGGATTTTGTGCAAATTACAGTAGCTGAGGAGATAGGTATTGATGGTAGAGCTGAATATTATGATTCTGCTGGTGCTCTAAAAGATATGGTTCAAAATCATATTCTTCAGCTTTTAAGTTTAGTTGCAATGGAACCTCCTATTGCATTTAATGCTGACTTTATTCATGATGAAAAGGTTAAAGTTTTAAAAAGTTTAAGAAAATTCACTAAAGAAAATATGGAAAGTCATATTGTTAAAGGACAATATGTGTGTTCTTTGGTAAGAGGGGTTTTAAAGAAAGGATATAGAGAAGAGGCTGAGTTTTTAGGTTCTTCAAATACTGAGACTTATTTGGCTATGAAATTATTTATTGATAATTGGCGTTGGTCTGGAGTGCCTTTTTATATTAGGACAGGAAAAGCACTTGTAAGGAAATTTTCAGAAATATATATTCAGTTTAAAAAACCTGATTTTACTATTTTTAATACTGGGTTAAGTAATATTTCAAATGCTTTAATTTTTAGAATTCAACCAAGAGATGGTATTGAAATTAAGTTTAATACTAAGCGTCCAGGGTATAATTATGATATTCAGGAAGCTAATATGGAATTTTCTTATCATTCTTCATTTAACAAATTTTTTGATGAAGCTTATGAGAGATTGCTTTTTGATGCTTTTTTGGGTGATAGAACTTTGTATACTCGTAATGATGAGATTGATGGTTCTTGGGAATTTGTTTCAGATATTCTTGACAAATGGGAATACGTTAAAAATTGGGATTATTTTTATGGATCGGAAGGACCAGTTGAAGCAAATATGGTTTTGGAAAAGGATCATTTTTGGCGTAAAATGTAA
- a CDS encoding Na+/H+ antiporter NhaC family protein has translation MKDNDRVKPSFLGLIPFFVFIVFYVGTGIILEIQGVEMAFYQMPPLMAMLLAIIVAFILFKDSFIDKLNEFIQGCAQNDIIFISFIFLISGAFSTVCKEIGSVETVANIGLKYIPSNLLVAGIFLICLFLSTATGSFLGTVVAITPIGFEIASKSGIPLPMVAGAVLGGGAFGDSMSLISDTTIIASRTQGVKIIDLFKSGAFLTFPASILSVVSFAILGSYIGDIGVNVELGDINYLKVVPYLFVIIFAFLGIDVFLVLFFGILIAGCIGIFCGDITLLLMLQKINAGLLDLSEMLLLVIFTGGISYMTIKRGGFEWILIKLKYLAKCRRSAEFTITFLIVLVTGFLSNSGLAILVNGTVTKGMSEANSVCPKRCAALLSISSCALIGALPYGMHMISVMNISKGTISPIEIMPFLFYQVFLGIIIILSIAFFGLKNQFLSSNEQSYEA, from the coding sequence ATGAAGGATAATGATCGTGTAAAACCAAGTTTTTTAGGACTTATTCCTTTTTTTGTTTTTATTGTTTTTTATGTAGGAACAGGGATAATTTTAGAAATTCAAGGTGTTGAGATGGCTTTTTATCAAATGCCACCATTAATGGCTATGTTATTAGCTATTATTGTAGCATTTATTTTATTTAAAGATTCTTTTATAGATAAGTTAAATGAATTTATTCAAGGATGTGCACAAAATGACATTATATTTATATCTTTCATATTTTTAATTTCAGGTGCTTTTTCGACTGTTTGTAAAGAAATAGGTAGTGTAGAAACTGTAGCCAATATTGGACTTAAGTATATACCATCTAATTTATTAGTAGCAGGAATATTTCTAATATGTCTTTTTTTATCTACTGCAACTGGTAGTTTTCTTGGGACTGTTGTAGCTATTACTCCAATTGGATTTGAAATAGCATCTAAGAGTGGGATTCCATTGCCAATGGTTGCAGGAGCTGTACTTGGAGGTGGTGCTTTTGGTGATAGTATGTCTTTAATATCAGATACAACTATTATTGCAAGTCGTACTCAAGGAGTTAAGATTATAGATCTTTTCAAAAGTGGTGCTTTTTTGACATTTCCTGCATCTATTTTATCAGTTGTATCATTTGCTATTTTAGGTTCTTATATTGGTGATATTGGAGTTAATGTTGAACTGGGCGATATAAATTATTTGAAGGTAGTTCCATATCTATTTGTTATAATTTTTGCATTTTTAGGAATAGATGTATTTTTAGTTTTATTTTTTGGAATATTGATTGCTGGTTGTATTGGTATTTTTTGTGGTGATATAACTCTACTTTTAATGCTTCAGAAGATTAATGCAGGGCTTTTAGATTTAAGTGAAATGCTTCTTCTTGTTATTTTTACGGGAGGGATTTCTTATATGACTATTAAGCGTGGGGGTTTTGAATGGATTTTAATTAAGTTGAAGTATTTGGCTAAGTGTAGAAGAAGTGCCGAATTTACAATTACTTTTTTGATAGTTCTTGTGACTGGATTTCTTTCAAACAGTGGTCTTGCAATTTTAGTTAATGGTACTGTTACTAAGGGTATGTCTGAGGCTAATTCTGTATGTCCTAAACGTTGTGCAGCATTACTTTCAATTTCTTCTTGTGCTTTAATTGGTGCTTTGCCATATGGTATGCATATGATAAGTGTTATGAATATTTCAAAGGGAACTATATCTCCGATTGAGATCATGCCGTTTTTATTTTATCAAGTATTTCTAGGCATTATTATTATTTTATCTATAGCTTTTTTTGGATTAAAAAATCAATTTTTAAGTTCTAATGAGCAGTCTTATGAGGCTTAA
- a CDS encoding ABC transporter substrate-binding protein, giving the protein MKKIFISIIILTMLSCSSKNTQGTLNILNWAEYIDEKLLIQFEKEHNIKINYECFNNNEEMMAKFNNTKGYYDIIVPSEYLIEELANNKKIEALDHSKLPNVKNNLLEEFQNLEYDPGNTYSVPLFWGLMGILYNKTKVDIKDMNEFDILFNEKYKKEISMLDSPKENIGVALKKLGYSFNEHDISIIQKAEELLKKQAPLVVGYFSDIPAKSLILNDEVSIQLTWSGEAIDAMLKNPNLDFYTPKNTNLWIDVIVIPSDAPNKELAYKFINFLYDNEASYANFKETKYNSPNKNVFRRLKEEAKTNPEIELYLQERFVPKDLSKHEVFKSVPKKVKEEQMRIYVNLSS; this is encoded by the coding sequence TTGAAAAAAATTTTCATATCAATAATTATTTTAACAATGCTATCTTGTTCTTCTAAAAATACACAAGGTACCCTTAATATCCTCAATTGGGCTGAATATATTGATGAAAAATTACTAATTCAATTTGAAAAAGAACACAACATAAAAATAAACTATGAATGTTTCAATAATAACGAAGAAATGATGGCAAAATTCAATAATACAAAAGGTTATTATGATATTATAGTCCCATCAGAATATTTAATAGAAGAATTAGCAAATAACAAAAAAATTGAAGCTCTAGACCATTCAAAATTACCAAATGTAAAAAATAATTTGTTAGAAGAATTCCAAAATTTAGAATATGATCCTGGCAATACTTACTCTGTGCCTCTATTTTGGGGATTAATGGGCATACTTTATAACAAAACAAAAGTTGATATAAAAGATATGAACGAATTTGATATACTATTTAACGAAAAATATAAAAAAGAAATTTCAATGTTAGATTCTCCAAAAGAGAATATTGGAGTAGCACTTAAGAAACTTGGTTATTCTTTTAATGAACACGACATATCAATAATTCAAAAAGCAGAAGAATTATTAAAAAAACAAGCTCCCTTAGTAGTAGGCTATTTCTCAGATATTCCTGCGAAATCACTCATATTAAATGATGAAGTATCAATCCAATTAACATGGAGTGGAGAAGCAATAGATGCAATGTTGAAAAATCCAAATTTAGACTTCTATACACCTAAGAATACAAATCTTTGGATTGATGTAATTGTTATTCCATCAGATGCACCTAATAAAGAACTTGCTTATAAATTTATAAACTTCCTATATGACAACGAAGCATCTTATGCAAACTTTAAAGAAACAAAATATAATTCACCAAATAAAAATGTATTTAGACGATTAAAGGAAGAAGCAAAAACCAATCCTGAAATTGAACTATACTTACAAGAAAGATTTGTTCCAAAAGATCTCTCAAAACATGAGGTATTTAAATCAGTACCTAAAAAAGTAAAAGAAGAACAAATGCGAATATATGTAAACTTATCATCTTAA
- a CDS encoding ABC transporter permease, whose protein sequence is MLKILRNTFLSIIFGFIYAPILTLVVYSFNDGDNGFFFQGFSLKWYKEVFLSNQIRTVIYNTLLVAILSSLISIVMGILGAYSIYQTKNKKMKNMLLSINKIPIINPDIVTGISLMTFYSLIRIKLGFSTMLISHIIFSTPYIIIIILPKLYSLPENIINAARDLGASESQIFKNIIYPEIISSIATGGLIAFTLSVDDFLISFFTTGQGFNNLSILINSLTKKGIKPTINVISSILFFAILGLLFIINKCVGIKKLTLDTEI, encoded by the coding sequence ATGTTAAAAATATTAAGAAATACTTTTTTAAGTATAATATTTGGATTTATCTATGCTCCAATACTTACTTTAGTAGTTTATTCATTTAATGATGGAGATAATGGATTTTTTTTTCAAGGATTTAGTCTAAAATGGTATAAAGAAGTTTTTTTATCAAATCAAATAAGAACAGTTATATATAATACCTTACTAGTAGCTATACTATCATCATTAATTTCTATTGTAATGGGTATTCTTGGAGCTTACAGTATCTATCAAACAAAAAATAAAAAAATGAAAAACATGCTGTTATCAATAAATAAAATACCAATAATTAATCCTGATATTGTAACTGGCATTAGCTTAATGACATTTTATTCTTTAATAAGAATAAAATTGGGCTTTTCTACAATGCTAATATCACACATAATTTTCTCAACACCTTATATCATAATAATAATTTTACCTAAACTATATTCTCTTCCAGAAAATATTATTAACGCAGCTCGAGATCTTGGAGCATCAGAAAGTCAAATATTTAAGAATATAATATATCCAGAAATAATTAGCAGTATAGCAACAGGAGGCCTTATTGCATTCACTCTATCAGTCGATGACTTTTTAATATCATTTTTTACAACAGGTCAAGGATTCAATAACTTATCAATACTTATAAATTCATTAACTAAGAAAGGAATAAAACCCACAATTAATGTTATTTCTTCCATACTATTTTTTGCAATACTTGGTCTATTATTTATTATTAATAAATGTGTAGGTATCAAAAAATTAACATTAGATACAGAAATTTAA
- a CDS encoding ABC transporter permease, producing MNRIILIIYILFLSIFIIFPVITIIVLGFINEQKEFTFANFIRLLEPSYLKIFSRSLNFALITTTFCMLIGYPTAWFISISKKNIQNILIIMIILPMWINTLLRTYAWIRILGKNGILNNLVEAMGFKPMELLYNEKAVIIGMVYNFLPFMVLPIYIGLSKVKHEYIEAARDLGAKTWQILLYIKLPLTLSYLATGIIMVFIPSITEFIISDLLGGSKQILIGNLIEKQFLFVEDWNTGASISFIIMIIILTFNLIILKLMRNNTSQSGC from the coding sequence ATGAATAGAATAATTTTAATTATATATATTTTATTCTTATCAATATTTATTATCTTTCCAGTAATCACAATAATAGTTTTAGGATTTATTAATGAACAAAAAGAATTCACATTTGCAAATTTTATAAGATTACTAGAACCAAGTTACTTAAAAATTTTTTCAAGAAGCCTAAACTTTGCACTAATTACAACCACTTTTTGTATGCTAATTGGATATCCAACAGCATGGTTTATATCCATATCAAAAAAAAATATCCAGAACATTCTTATAATAATGATAATACTCCCTATGTGGATTAATACTTTACTTAGAACTTATGCTTGGATAAGAATATTAGGCAAAAATGGTATTCTTAACAATTTAGTTGAAGCAATGGGATTTAAACCTATGGAATTGCTCTATAATGAAAAAGCCGTAATCATAGGCATGGTATATAATTTTTTACCATTTATGGTCCTACCAATATACATAGGACTATCAAAAGTAAAGCATGAATACATTGAAGCTGCTAGAGACCTTGGTGCAAAAACATGGCAAATATTATTGTATATAAAATTGCCATTAACACTATCTTATCTTGCAACAGGCATAATAATGGTATTCATTCCTTCAATCACAGAATTTATTATCTCAGATCTACTAGGAGGGTCAAAGCAAATTTTAATTGGGAATTTAATTGAAAAACAATTTTTATTCGTAGAAGATTGGAATACCGGAGCCTCTATTTCTTTTATCATCATGATAATAATATTAACATTTAATCTAATAATACTTAAGTTAATGAGAAACAATACCTCACAATCAGGATGTTAA
- a CDS encoding ABC transporter ATP-binding protein: MDSYILEIKDLSHYYTDIANKTLDKINLKIKKNEFITLLGPSGCGKTTLIKILGGFLNQNEGKIYFLSQEISKVKPNKREINTIFQNYALFPHMNVFDNISFGLRMKKINKKIIKEKVKEVLSLIDMQKYAYRNINELSGGQKQRVAIARAIIMEPKLLLLDEPLSALDLKMRQEMQRELKKIQRKLGITFIYVTHDQEEALTMSDRVVVMHEGIILQIGTPEEIYNEPKTKFVASFIGESNIFEGIYEKEFVVSMFGKNFKCLDKGFQHKEPVDLVIRPEDVKILPKGQGHLTGIITSAIFQGVHYEMSIKIQQYNWLVQSTKLTKVGEEVDILLGPDDIHVMCKE; the protein is encoded by the coding sequence TTGGATAGCTATATCCTAGAGATCAAAGATTTAAGTCATTATTATACTGATATTGCCAATAAAACCCTAGATAAGATTAATTTAAAAATTAAAAAAAACGAATTTATAACCTTACTTGGTCCATCAGGATGTGGAAAAACAACATTAATAAAAATATTAGGAGGCTTTTTAAACCAAAATGAAGGAAAAATCTATTTTTTATCACAAGAAATTTCAAAAGTTAAACCTAATAAAAGAGAGATAAATACTATATTTCAAAATTACGCTCTATTTCCACATATGAATGTTTTTGACAACATCTCATTTGGGCTTAGAATGAAAAAAATAAATAAAAAAATAATTAAAGAAAAAGTAAAAGAAGTACTTTCCCTAATTGATATGCAAAAATACGCCTACAGAAATATTAATGAACTCTCAGGAGGACAAAAACAAAGAGTAGCGATTGCAAGAGCAATCATTATGGAACCTAAGCTTTTACTATTAGATGAACCACTCTCGGCTCTTGATTTAAAGATGAGACAAGAAATGCAAAGGGAGCTTAAAAAAATACAAAGAAAGCTTGGAATAACATTTATCTATGTTACTCACGATCAAGAAGAAGCACTCACAATGAGTGACAGAGTAGTAGTCATGCATGAAGGAATAATACTTCAAATTGGAACACCTGAGGAAATCTACAATGAACCTAAAACAAAATTTGTAGCTAGTTTTATCGGAGAAAGCAATATTTTCGAAGGAATATATGAAAAAGAATTCGTTGTGAGCATGTTTGGTAAAAATTTCAAATGTCTTGATAAAGGATTTCAACATAAAGAACCCGTTGACTTGGTGATTAGACCAGAAGATGTAAAAATACTGCCAAAAGGCCAAGGACATTTAACTGGAATAATCACTTCAGCAATATTCCAAGGTGTACACTACGAAATGTCAATAAAAATTCAACAATATAACTGGTTAGTTCAAAGCACAAAACTTACAAAAGTTGGGGAAGAAGTTGATATTTTATTAGGACCTGATGATATTCATGTAATGTGTAAGGAATAA
- the ylqF gene encoding ribosome biogenesis GTPase YlqF, producing the protein MSKKINWFPGHMKRALDLIQENLKRTNVVLEILDARAPISSKNPLIEKIIKNTKKNKIILLNKSDLTQEREILKWKEYFETLGNHVIITNIYKKGIRKQIIDNIKKIANVKKINNYKEKIKILVIGVPNVGKSSIINLLVGKKSTSVANKPGHTKNIQIVKINEEINIFDMPGILWHNLENQEIAKKLAILDMIKNEILDHTELALYLLKEMHINNKKKLLKKYNITSIDSLKILEEFGIKRGLINKKHKIDIERASKILIKEYREGKFGQIILDIRC; encoded by the coding sequence ATGTCAAAAAAAATTAACTGGTTTCCTGGTCATATGAAAAGAGCACTAGACTTAATCCAGGAAAACCTTAAAAGAACAAATGTTGTATTAGAAATACTTGATGCTAGAGCTCCAATTAGCAGCAAAAATCCACTAATTGAAAAAATAATTAAAAACACAAAAAAAAATAAAATAATACTCTTAAACAAATCAGATCTAACACAAGAGAGAGAAATCTTGAAATGGAAAGAATACTTTGAAACACTTGGCAACCATGTAATAATTACCAACATATATAAAAAAGGAATAAGAAAACAAATAATAGATAATATAAAAAAAATAGCTAATGTAAAAAAAATAAACAACTATAAAGAAAAAATAAAAATATTAGTAATTGGAGTACCAAATGTTGGAAAATCATCAATTATCAACCTACTAGTAGGCAAAAAAAGTACAAGTGTTGCAAATAAACCAGGGCATACAAAAAACATACAAATAGTAAAAATAAATGAAGAAATTAATATCTTCGATATGCCAGGAATCTTATGGCATAATTTAGAAAATCAAGAGATTGCAAAAAAACTTGCCATATTAGATATGATTAAAAACGAAATACTAGATCACACAGAACTTGCACTATATCTACTTAAAGAAATGCATATAAACAATAAAAAAAAATTATTAAAAAAATATAATATAACATCAATAGATTCACTTAAAATTTTGGAAGAATTTGGAATAAAAAGAGGTTTAATAAATAAAAAACATAAAATAGATATCGAACGAGCATCAAAAATACTAATCAAAGAATATAGAGAAGGAAAATTTGGACAAATTATACTTGACATAAGATGTTAA
- a CDS encoding N-acetylmannosamine-6-phosphate 2-epimerase, producing MIKEIKRGLIVSCQALEGEPLHSSFIMSKMALAAKMGGAIGIRANGVLDIRQIKLEVDLPIIGIIKRVYDRAPVFITPTIKEIDELCKEGVDVIALDATLRERPDGLLLTEFFDKIKKKYPNQRLMADISSLEEAINADKLGFDFIGTTLHGYTKNTEGCNIADNDFDFLKNLIKCNFKSKLIVEGKIDTPLKAQRSFELGIDLVVVGSAITRPMEITKSFVDKINEVKGT from the coding sequence ATTATTAAAGAAATTAAAAGAGGTCTAATTGTGTCTTGCCAGGCCCTTGAAGGAGAACCATTGCATAGCAGCTTTATTATGTCAAAGATGGCTTTAGCTGCCAAGATGGGAGGTGCAATTGGAATAAGAGCCAATGGTGTTTTAGATATTAGGCAAATAAAATTGGAAGTAGATTTACCTATAATAGGTATTATTAAAAGAGTTTATGATAGAGCTCCTGTTTTTATTACACCTACTATTAAGGAAATTGATGAGCTTTGCAAGGAAGGAGTTGATGTAATTGCTCTTGATGCTACGCTTAGGGAACGTCCTGATGGTCTCTTGTTAACTGAATTTTTTGATAAGATCAAAAAAAAGTATCCAAATCAGCGTTTGATGGCAGATATTTCTTCTTTAGAAGAAGCTATCAATGCAGATAAGCTTGGATTTGATTTTATTGGTACAACTCTACATGGGTATACAAAGAATACTGAAGGGTGTAATATTGCAGATAATGATTTTGACTTTTTAAAAAATTTAATTAAATGTAATTTTAAATCAAAATTAATCGTTGAGGGTAAGATTGATACTCCTCTTAAAGCCCAACGAAGCTTTGAACTGGGAATTGATTTGGTTGTTGTAGGTAGCGCTATTACACGACCTATGGAAATTACTAAGAGTTTTGTTGATAAAATAAATGAAGTTAAGGGAACTTAG